The genomic DNA CGGCACCAGCTTGAGCACTTCCTCGGTGGTGCGGACCACGATGGGGATCATCAGGAACCCCAGCGCCAGTGCCCCAGCCAGCCCCGAGAAGCCGAAGTGCAGCACGATCAATCCGTAGGCGACCAACCCCATCACGATGGCGGGAATGCCCGCCAGCACGTCACTGATCATGCGGATGGAGGGCATCAGGCGGTGCCGGGGGTACTCGGCCAGGAAGATGCCGCCCGCCACCCCGATCAGCACGCCGATCACGCTCGCCATTGCCAGCATCAGCAGGCTGCCAGTAATGGCGTTCAGAAGCCCGCCCCCCGCCTCACCCTCGGGAGCCGGAGTCCGGGTGAAGAAGGCGAGGTTCATCGCCCCCAGACCCTCACGCAACAGGTAGACGAAGATCAGGATCAGCGGCGCCACCACGATCAGCGTGGCGAGCAGGATCAAAGCCCCCATCAGCAGGTTCTTGACCCGCCGGGCTGGGCTGAGGCGGGCGCTCGGGCGGGCGGTGGCAGCAGAGGCGACGCGCATCATTGAATGCCCTTCGGCGTCAGCCGCGCGATGATGAGGCGGGCGGCGAAGTTGACGACCACACTGACGAAAAAGAGGGTCAGGCCCAGGGTGACCACGCTGGAGCGGTGCAGGGCCTCCTGCGCGTCCCCGAACTGGTTGGCAATCACCGAGGCCATCGTGCTGGCACCGCCCCAGAGGCTCTTGAGAATGTCCTGGCTATCCCCGATCACCATGGCCACCGCCAACGTCTCGCCCAGGGCGCGGCCCAGCGCGAGGATCACGCCCCCCAGAATTCCGGCGCGGGCGTAGGGCAGGATCGCCCGGGAAATCACTTCCCATTTCGTCGCGCCCAGGGCATACATCGCCTCGCGCTGATCCTGAGGCACCAGGCGGATCACGTCTCGCGCCACGCTGGCCGTGTAGGGCAGGATCATCACCGTCAGGATGATGATGGCGAGGGCCAGCCCTCGCCCCCCCGCGCCCGACGGCACGAAGAAGCACTGGAGGCTGGTCTGCTGTTGCGCCCACAGCTCATTGCACCGGGTGATGGTGGCCACGTTCTCCGGGTTTACGAAGTAGGCGGTCTGCCAGTGGGCCAGAATGGGGGCGATGACGAACAGCGCCCACAGGCCGTACACCACGCTGGGCACGGCGGCCAGCAGCTCGATCAGGTAGCCCACCGGGTTCGCCAGCCACTTCGGCGCGTACTCGGCCACGAATAGCGCACTCGCCACCGCGAGTGGCACACTGATCACCAGGGCAGCGAGGCTGGTTACGAGGGTGCCGACGAT from Deinococcus apachensis DSM 19763 includes the following:
- the pstA gene encoding phosphate ABC transporter permease PstA, producing the protein MRVASAATARPSARLSPARRVKNLLMGALILLATLIVVAPLILIFVYLLREGLGAMNLAFFTRTPAPEGEAGGGLLNAITGSLLMLAMASVIGVLIGVAGGIFLAEYPRHRLMPSIRMISDVLAGIPAIVMGLVAYGLIVLHFGFSGLAGALALGFLMIPIVVRTTEEVLKLVPLSVREAGLALGLPQWLVILRIVLPAAAGGIVTGVMLALARVAGEAAPLLFTAFGNNNVNLDPTKPMSALPLEIYRGATSAYDENQRLAKAGALLLITLIFLTSLLARRASRRR
- the pstC gene encoding phosphate ABC transporter permease subunit PstC, which encodes MSESARSSPTPVRSRLGAALSSRSDRTFQILILALASVIVMVFVLSVYQLGRESWPALQAFGWRFFTERTWNPVQDRFGAAAMIVGTLVTSLAALVISVPLAVASALFVAEYAPKWLANPVGYLIELLAAVPSVVYGLWALFVIAPILAHWQTAYFVNPENVATITRCNELWAQQQTSLQCFFVPSGAGGRGLALAIIILTVMILPYTASVARDVIRLVPQDQREAMYALGATKWEVISRAILPYARAGILGGVILALGRALGETLAVAMVIGDSQDILKSLWGGASTMASVIANQFGDAQEALHRSSVVTLGLTLFFVSVVVNFAARLIIARLTPKGIQ